The genomic region TTTTTTATTTGAACTAAATCGCATTATTGCATTAAAAAATTAAGCGCTAATTGAAATAATACCTGCTTGAATTAATACGCGCTTTTTAAAATTACTGAAATTTGAATATCCAAATGCTGTTCTCTTTATTGATTTTATTTTATTGTTTAAACCCTCTATTAAACCATTAGTAATATTTGATTCAA from Fusobacterium periodonticum ATCC 33693 harbors:
- a CDS encoding ISL3 family transposase, whose product is ESNITNGLIEGLNNKIKSIKRTAFGYSNFSNFKKRVLIQAGIISISA